The sequence below is a genomic window from Salicibibacter cibarius.
TTTATCCAACAGGTGATGGATAATTTTCGTCTTCATATTATTGACCAATGGTTGGCGCATCGCGTTTACGCGAGTGGCCGAGAGGAAAAGGTAAATCCCGAGCGATTGCCCGTCTCTGGCAAACTGTATGACGGTATTTTCCACATCCTCAAACTCTTCCTTTACAATGTCGAAGTTGTCAATAACAAGCACGATCATCGGCAACGGTTCTGTTGCTGTATCATTAAACATCTTGATATTGCTAACTTCATGGACCAAGAACAACTCGCGGCGCTTTTCAATCTCGGCTTTCAAGAAATTGATGAGCTTTTCAATTTTTCTTACCTCATCAATCTTGAAATAGTCGCCGGTGTGCGGGAGCTGGCGAAACGGCAGCAACGTCCCCGTACCAAAGTCAAAGATGTAATAATGCAGCTCTTCCGGGCTGAATCCTTCGGCAATCGTTAACATCATCGTCATGAGCGTCGTGGATTTCCCGAACCCGCCGGAACCGAACACAGCTACATTCCCATCTTTAAACCACTCGTAATAAACCGAATACTGCTGTTGTTTCTCAGGTTCATCGGCGAAAGCAATCGGAAATTTCCACTCGCCTCCGTTTCCGACTTCCGGCCGCGGCAGCCATTCTTCAAGCGGGTCAAGCCATGGGCTCGCCGCTTTAACGATGTTGAGCTGTTCGGTTGCCGCTTCAATTTCCTCCACCACTGCTTCAATTTCCGTTTTGCTTTTTTCCTGCTTGGCTTTTGATGTGCGGACGTTCGATATCGGTACCAACCCCGCATCCGTCACGAGGGCAATCTCTTCTTCGCCCTCATGGGTTTCCCGCATATACGGAGCGCCACTCCAAGCAGACTGGAATAAATCATAGAGCTCATTGTTGCCGACTTGCAAATAACCGCGCCCGGTCGTCGTCAAGCTTGCCGCATCGGAGTTTTTCAGGATTTCCTTGGAATCTTGGGCGTCCTGAACTTTTAATGCCGCTTTGAAACGGGCGTTGCTCCAGATTTGATCGTCAATGATCCCCCCGGGCTTTTGTGTCGCCAATATTAAGTGAATCCCTAGGCTACGTCCAATTCTCGCGGCGCTGACAAGCTCCTTGATGAATTCGGGCTCTTCATTTTTCAATTCCGCAAACTCATCCGAGATAATAAAAAGATGCGGCATTGGTTCGTCGACTTTTTTCTCGTTATACAGTTCCATATAATCATCAATGTGATTGACGAGGTTTTTATCAAAGAGACTTTGGCGTTTCTTCAATTCGCTTTTAATCGAGGCTAACGCTCTCATGCTAAAATTCTCGCTCTCGCTGATGTTCGTAATCGTCCCTAACAAATGCGGGATCGTTTTGAACGGCTGGGCCATTCCCCCGCCTTTGTAGTCGATGAGTAGAAAGGCGACTTCATGGGGGTGATAATGAACGGCGAGCGAAAGAATGTACGTTTGTAAAAATTCACTTTTCCCCGATCCGGTCGTCCCCGCGAGCAGCCCGTGAGGGCCGTGCGCTTTTTCGTGAATGTTCAAATCGATCAATTCATCTTTCCCTTTAAAGCCGATCGGGACAGACAACGTTTCGGTTGTATCATTGGCAAGCCAACGTCTGTCAATCTCCAGATCCTTCGTTTGTTTCACCCCGAATAGCTCCATAAAAGAAACCATATCCGGAATGGAACGGCTCATCCCGCGCTGATGGTTCAGCGAGGCCAAAAGACGCGCAAAATCTTCGTCCGTGCTGTGATCCTGTTTATCGAAAGTAAATGGTTTATGTTCCGCTTGGCGCTCGCGAATGACGATTTCGCCTTCTTTGTGATTGACCGCTTTAATGATCGTGTGCACATGCTCGGAAAGATTTTCTTCCGTGTCGGTCATAAAGAGCACGGACATGCCGAGCGCTTTTTCGGGACCTTCCAAGTATTCCATGATGGCATGATCACTAATGAGCGCTCGATCGGCCACCATAAAGACGAAATGGGGCATAAAGCGTTTCTTGCCATCCTGGTCCAGTTCCCGTTCCCGGATCAATTCATAGATTGAAGTCAAAAGTTGGTCTCTCGTTTTTTCATTATAAATAAGGCCTTTGGCAAACATATGCGGCAATTGAAAATGGGGCAGCCAACGCATCCATTCCCAACTTGAATATTCTTCTTCGGAAAAGACCGCAACGAAGCGCAACTCATGATAGCTTTGGAAAAATGCCAACTGGCCAACCATTTGCGCAACTTCACGCTGAACAGTGCCCATTTTTCCGACGTAGCCAATGGAACCGCCGGCAAGGCTTAAGCTTAACGGCGCACGATGGACTTCAGAATAGGCGTCTCTTAACTCCTCCGATTGTTCCATAAGATCGTCTTTATCCCGATTGGCATTGTCGCTGCTTTCATCCGAAAACGAAAAGCTCACGGGGATGTCCGCCCGGCCGACACGCACGTGCATGAAATCATCGTCTTGGCTCGTTTTTTCATAGATGCGTCCACTGATATGGCTCGCCATATATTTCGTCCGTTCAAAAGACGGGAAGTGGTAAAAAAGAACCTCTTTTTGCTTGTCCACCAGTTTTTGCAGCTCTTCCCGCTTTTCCGTTAAGTAACGGGTGTACACCCGATGTCTTTTTTCCTCTTTTCGCTTTCGTGCTTTTTTTTCGCGAAAATACGTAACGGTCGAGGTAATCAGTGTCATCGTAAACATCGTCACGGAGATGATGATAAAAATCCCTCTAGGTATGAGAAGCGCAACAATTCCCATAACCATAAGCATGGCGAGCGGCGGCAATATAATGAGCCATAGGGCGCGTTGGTTATGGTCAACCTCCTGGCTCGGAACGGAGAGCTTCACCTTGTCTTTCGGTTGTTCATAAATGATGCGCGGCGTCCGACGGTACTCCGGATACTTTTTCTTCATTTCGGAAGTCGGAGCCATCATTCGGGGCAATTCGGTGTGGAACGGCCGAAAGCTTTCAACCGTAAGAAGATCTCCTTCTGATACATTTACCGCCAAAAAAGACAGCAATAGCGCATCCCCGTTTTTAATCGGCTGCTTTTGCGTTAATTGCTCGCCGTTCAGATAAATGTTCCCGCCATTATGCGGATAAACATCCCATTGACCATCTTTATGCAAAAGGGTGATCATTGGAACAGGATGTTCATCATCTTCTTCTATGACAATGTCCGCTTCTTTTTTCCCGGAAATCGACACAGTTTTTTCATTGCCGATATAATACGTCCGTTTTTCCGATGGCCGGTCGGTAAAAACGAACGTGACCGTGCCTTGCTCACTGTTGTATTCAAAGGGCTCATTGGCGGTGAGTGCCGTTTGAAAACCGTGCCCATCCATTAATAGACATTGACGTTTGTCATCATCCATCTTTGTATAAAGGACGGTCTTCCCCAACATCGGTACGAGCAAGTCCATATCGCGCGCATTACCGATCGCGGCATTAAACTCTGTAACCTCTATTTTCTGGACGTGTGTATGATAAAACACCCACAATAGATTCATACGTTTCTCTCCCGGCTTCCTCTACTCATCTTCTTCATCCTCCTCGTCTTCTTCGTCCTCGTTCTCCTCTTCTTCTTCCTCTTCTTCATCCTCAGCCAATTGTTCTTGCTCTGCTTCTTCCTCTTCCTGCGCTTCTTCCTCTTCCTGTTGTTCTTGTTCCGTCAGATACTCATCGATTTCCCCCTGTATGTCAGACAGAAGCTCCTCTTGATCCTCACCGGTAATCGATTCGTCGTTACGAATTTCATCTCTCCATTGGAGATTCCCATACATGATCAAATCCTGATCCTGCAAATCTCTTGCAATTTCCGTCGCGTCTTCATTTTCCCCGCGTCCAATGGCAATCCAATATTGAAAATAAGGCTCAGCCGATTGGAGCGTTACCATGTTCTGGACGTTTGACAATTGATCCTCATCCAATGTTTCATGGGCAAGGTAGGAATGAGCCAACTGATATTGCACAACTCTTGGCATTTGATCCGGATTATAGGGTTCCAAAGTATCGATCACTTCGCTGGAATTGTTTTCAATAAACGCTTCGTTGCTCGCGATAAAAGCATCTTGCCTCGGTTGCAGGAACGCCATAGCGTAAATAATGTAGGCAATCGCCGGAACAAGCAGCACAATCAGTCCGATATAGATGCCCTTTTGAACTTTCCATTTCTTGCGCGGCAATGCATACATCTCTTTTTCATTTTCTTCAAACGCTTGAATCCACGCGGAAACCAGTTTATGTAAATCTGTAATTGATTGTTGTTCTTTTAATTGTTTGGCATGATTGGACAATTTCAACGTATCCGCATAGTGCATATATTCGTTAAAACGGTACTGCTCATCTAATAAAACGAGTAACGTTGCCTGCAATTCTGCGAACAGCTTCTCTTCGTCTTGTTCGTACGGTGGCAAGCTTTCTTTAACACCGTAATGCAAAAAAGTGACATCCATCCCTTCATTCATCATCAGATTCTCCGGACAGACGATAAGGTGAAGTCGGGAACTTGAATGATTTTGCACTTTTTCCAACAAAGAATGTGCTGCAAGCAACTTCGCATAATGGCTCTTTTTTCGTAACGTGCCGTATGGGAACAAATAGGAATAGGGCTTTACAATCAAACGAAGCTCGTCTGATTCTTGTTCAAACATCCGCTCCATTTCCTGATCCTGATCTTTTAAAAGTTCCGCTTCCAGGGAGTCAGTAAGCTTTACTTGAGCCGTTTGGAATATAAATGTATAAGTGCCTGCTTCGAGATCCCTTTCAAACAATGCTCCCGTTTGCTCTTCCAGATAGAACTTCTTTTGTTCCTCCACACTCGTAAACCCCTTCACAAATCTGTTTATAAAATTTCCAATCGATCTCCGTTTGTCACTCCGCTGCCTTCAAGCGTCTCATCTCCGGATACCACTTTCTCCTTATTTGCGATCCGAATCCAGCTTCCTTCCCGTCTCGGAACATTCATATCCTTAATTTTCCAGGTTAGATCCACGAGCTTCTTGGCTGTATATTGATCGGATAACCGCAAATCAAAGCCCTGTTTCTCGTAATTATGGAGGTCCACGGTTATTTGAATGTACACATTTCTCACCTTTCATAAGGAAAGGCGCAATATAAGAAACATTGCGCCTATAAATGAATGCTATTAACCTCTGAAGCTGCCGGCAATTTGACTATCCGTTGACTGCATTGTTTCACCGGTGTTGTTCAATTGTTGTGAAATCTGATTTAATAGATCACTCATGTTCATAAAGGATGGTTTTAACCGCTCGTATTGTTCAAGAAAGGCTACTGAAGCTTCACCTTCCCACATCCCTTCCAACTCGCTAATATAACCATCCAGTTTTCCGATAAGTTCCATCACTTCACCGCTGGCAGTATCAAATTGACCTGCTTTGGAAAATAGTTCCTCCGGGGTTACACGAATGTTTCCAGACATGTGTTAACTCCTCCTTGGATATATTTATTTGATAAACAAGGGTTGTCCCTTGAAGTATCTTTCGTCGTCACAAAAATTGCATGGTTGCAAAACGTGATATGATTACAGATTTTATTACAATATTAACATTTAGTTACTATTATCTTACTTACTGGATGAAATTACTGTCAATCACAGATTCATTATTTGGATCAAATTAGGATTATAGTAATTTTTTTATGGGAATATATAGAAATTTAATCAGATTTTAAAAGGTCTATATTCCTATATAAGAAGATTATTGTCTCATAGGGAAATGATAAACTTCTAGTCCGAAACGCCGATCTAAGAGATGACAAACAGCTGGGTATTCATATCAGTCTCTTTCTCTTGAAATTGCCGGCCGAAGCGGATGATGACCGCTTGGATGCTTTGCTGGCCTTGGATCGTTTCCTTTTTAATCTTCTCGACTGCTTCCTTTATGGTTTTGCTTTCGCTGGGCACTAGGTACTTTCCATATCCAACATTGACGATCACCCCTTTAAGTGATAGAACATTTGACTCACGTTAAAATCTTCATCGAATAGTTTCCCCATCCCTTCTCTCATCTGCTTAATGGCCTCCCGAAATTCTTCTTGCTGCTTGTTCACAAGCATCACGATCCCGTCCTACACGTCATTCGGCACGTCAAAACCGATGTTATGACCAACAGTTTCGATGCCGCTCTTATTTAAAATTTCCCCGTAATTTTTAAGCGAAAAACCTTTAATCCCTCGTCTCTTGAAGTTTAGGCGTACGCCGTTCCAGTTCATATAATAGTTGATCTTTCTTTTTCAGCCGATTCCATGTTATCCCAAATACAGGGATACCCATTTCCTTGTTTACCTCTGCTGTTTTCTGCATCGCCAGGGGCATGAGCACACTATATTCTTCCTCATTATGCAAAACAATCCCAATGAAGTTTTGATGACGAGTAGCGTAAGGCATATAACCGGCAATATCCTCAAACTTAATCTCGATCGGCATGTTTGGCATTAAATAAAGGACAAGGTGCTCCTTAGTCAACGTTACATATGGCTTTGCACTTAATAATCTAACCAAACCAAAAATGAAAGCGACAAGAAAAAACACAGCACCAAGAGTACCCATAGCAATGTCGTATGGCTCTTCTTCAACCATCCCCACATATGCAAAATAGGAAACTGCCAATACGAATAGCAATGCGGCAATGAGAATTAGAGCATTTTTCTCTTTCGATTCATAAAAGTGAAGCTCCTCAAACATTGCTGCTCCCTCCCTTGCCGCTCGAAAAAATTACCGTGTTTACGGTTCAAACATTAACACAAATGACTGTTTGTATAGCTAATTTAGAGGACACTCTTTTGTCCCCCTGTTGACGAGCGCGTGTTAGCATTAATCCATAACCTAAAAAAACTGCTACTATGTCTAAGTAATCCTAATAATGGGCTTTCTTTTCATATGTGAATTTGCAATATAAAAGCCTACAGATGGAAGTATTGTAAAAAAACGATGGCAAGAATAGTGATTTCATTTAGGAATCGATTCATCCTAAATGAAAAAACAGTCATAGAAACTGACTGTTTTATTCAATGTTAAGCTCTTCCCCATCTTCCATTTCCACGATAAAGCTTTTATCTCTTAATTCATCCTTTTCGACATTGAGGTGTTGCCTTGGCATTTCGTAATCTTCTTCATCGTCACTGTCATTCGGTTCACTGTGGATATCGACAATGATTCTGGCTATGTCATCATCTTCCAGTATGATCTGCTGCGCTCGAAGGGTATGCCCCATATAATCATCGGTTTGATAGTGCAAAACATCATGCTCGTCAAAATCAAACGTATCTTCATCACCTTCCGGATGGTCATCTTCCGTGTATAGCCAAATGCCTGGTTCTGGTTCTCGGTCAGGGGATCCAAATCCAATCCAGTTGATACGCTGGAAATCGACCAAATTTGTATCATTGGGATCGCCTGGTTCTACACCCTGGCCATTGCCCCCTTCATCTTCCTCGGCCGCATTGTCCTCATCAACTGACACATCAGGATCAGAGGCCTCTACACCTTCACCATTTTCCCCTTCTTCATTGGCTGCATTTTCTTCCTCGTTGCCAGTGTCCTCGCTCTCGTTCTCACTATCCTCTGTTACCGTTTCATCATTACCATTCTCCGGCTCGGCATCGGTTTCCTCTGAATCCCCGCATGCCGCCAACAATAACGCAGAAACCAAGAACAATAATAATTGATAATGTTTCATCGATAAACCTCCAATATGTATGTAAATAATTACTATACTATCGTCTAAGATAGACTTTTCATAAAATATATGCAAGCAATATTAGTGGCACACGGGGTAAAAATATTCAGTATGATCATGTTGAGAACGAATCGCTACGGCAAAGCCGTAAATAGTTTGTTCTTTTTAATTTTCATCTTTCTCTTCATGAGACCAACCGACTTCATCAATCAAAGCTATTCAACTGCAATCGGAATGTTCTGTTCTTCAGCTATCTCAAGCGCCTCAACAACCTCAGTGCTAATTGCGTTGTCCCGGAGCCCTTGTCATGCAAGGGCTGAATGCAATGCGAAAAGAACCCCCAAAACCCAACGCGTTCACAGACTTGGCGGTGCTTATAATGATCGGCGCGGAACCATCGCCCCCATAGCGTAAAAAGCCCTTCGGCATGTGCCCCGTATCAGATTAGTCCTCGAGATTGGGCTTTGAAGACTCCTTGTATTGTACGGGACCCAATTGAATCCTCAGGATCGGATTTGGAGAACGCATCATAGTTGCCGATTGCCAAATGCCGTTTGAAAATGCAATAAACGCGCTGGATAATGTCGCGGCATTTGATACATTAAGCATTTCAGAGGCGCACACGCTTGTTTTGTATGATCCATTGTTTCGAACAGTAACACTCGATGATTTCCCGGTAGATGTGTTACATTATTAAACGGCGCAGGTGATCTCGGAGTTTTCACATCGGTTATTTTCTCTTCATAGGCTAATAGGTTATACAGTTCGCTGTGTTTCATGTTGTTGAATCGCGTGCCGCAGGACGTAATTTATATGGATCGCGGGGTGTTTTTTATTTACTGGAGTGCCGTTTTGTGGCTGTAATTATTAAACAGGGGTGGTGATATCGATGCGTGATGTGTTGTAGATGCTTTGAAACCATGAATCAAAACTCCGACAAGATATGCAGAACCAATCGCGTTTTTCGAAAAAGGGGTTCACTGCTATCAAGCGGCATCACAAAGAGTTGCGTCGATTGATT
It includes:
- a CDS encoding EsaB/YukD family protein → MYIQITVDLHNYEKQGFDLRLSDQYTAKKLVDLTWKIKDMNVPRREGSWIRIANKEKVVSGDETLEGSGVTNGDRLEIL
- the essC gene encoding type VII secretion protein EssC, with the translated sequence MNLLWVFYHTHVQKIEVTEFNAAIGNARDMDLLVPMLGKTVLYTKMDDDKRQCLLMDGHGFQTALTANEPFEYNSEQGTVTFVFTDRPSEKRTYYIGNEKTVSISGKKEADIVIEEDDEHPVPMITLLHKDGQWDVYPHNGGNIYLNGEQLTQKQPIKNGDALLLSFLAVNVSEGDLLTVESFRPFHTELPRMMAPTSEMKKKYPEYRRTPRIIYEQPKDKVKLSVPSQEVDHNQRALWLIILPPLAMLMVMGIVALLIPRGIFIIISVTMFTMTLITSTVTYFREKKARKRKEEKRHRVYTRYLTEKREELQKLVDKQKEVLFYHFPSFERTKYMASHISGRIYEKTSQDDDFMHVRVGRADIPVSFSFSDESSDNANRDKDDLMEQSEELRDAYSEVHRAPLSLSLAGGSIGYVGKMGTVQREVAQMVGQLAFFQSYHELRFVAVFSEEEYSSWEWMRWLPHFQLPHMFAKGLIYNEKTRDQLLTSIYELIRERELDQDGKKRFMPHFVFMVADRALISDHAIMEYLEGPEKALGMSVLFMTDTEENLSEHVHTIIKAVNHKEGEIVIRERQAEHKPFTFDKQDHSTDEDFARLLASLNHQRGMSRSIPDMVSFMELFGVKQTKDLEIDRRWLANDTTETLSVPIGFKGKDELIDLNIHEKAHGPHGLLAGTTGSGKSEFLQTYILSLAVHYHPHEVAFLLIDYKGGGMAQPFKTIPHLLGTITNISESENFSMRALASIKSELKKRQSLFDKNLVNHIDDYMELYNEKKVDEPMPHLFIISDEFAELKNEEPEFIKELVSAARIGRSLGIHLILATQKPGGIIDDQIWSNARFKAALKVQDAQDSKEILKNSDAASLTTTGRGYLQVGNNELYDLFQSAWSGAPYMRETHEGEEEIALVTDAGLVPISNVRTSKAKQEKSKTEIEAVVEEIEAATEQLNIVKAASPWLDPLEEWLPRPEVGNGGEWKFPIAFADEPEKQQQYSVYYEWFKDGNVAVFGSGGFGKSTTLMTMMLTIAEGFSPEELHYYIFDFGTGTLLPFRQLPHTGDYFKIDEVRKIEKLINFLKAEIEKRRELFLVHEVSNIKMFNDTATEPLPMIVLVIDNFDIVKEEFEDVENTVIQFARDGQSLGIYLFLSATRVNAMRQPLVNNMKTKIIHHLLDKNERMSILGRTKFEIEAIPGRVIINKSENYFSQVYLPAGGRDDYEVLEGTKAKIAELKDMHAHADLPDKIAMLPTSLTLSDFKQQADVENGEVPFALDEDKVKPVYTKAAANPHCLVVGQPGKGKSNTLQVLLSYYIQGHVKEIGTFDGVDRKLSHYAREDCVSYIDTKEQINEWLENTSEVMTERERVYMETLDQGDPLPTFDPVILTVDSLSRFQQTIDQQIQGKVVSMMKNYAHLGFRVLIAGNSNEFTKGFDPLTNELKLIRQLILVVKKSDQTLMQLSFSRKEEEITPGFGYYVVNGQDMKIKIPEVL
- a CDS encoding WXG100 family type VII secretion target, which translates into the protein MSGNIRVTPEELFSKAGQFDTASGEVMELIGKLDGYISELEGMWEGEASVAFLEQYERLKPSFMNMSDLLNQISQQLNNTGETMQSTDSQIAGSFRG
- a CDS encoding STM3941 family protein, translated to MFEELHFYESKEKNALILIAALLFVLAVSYFAYVGMVEEEPYDIAMGTLGAVFFLVAFIFGLVRLLSAKPYVTLTKEHLVLYLMPNMPIEIKFEDIAGYMPYATRHQNFIGIVLHNEEEYSVLMPLAMQKTAEVNKEMGIPVFGITWNRLKKKDQLLYELERRTPKLQETRD
- the essB gene encoding type VII secretion protein EssB — protein: MEEQKKFYLEEQTGALFERDLEAGTYTFIFQTAQVKLTDSLEAELLKDQDQEMERMFEQESDELRLIVKPYSYLFPYGTLRKKSHYAKLLAAHSLLEKVQNHSSSRLHLIVCPENLMMNEGMDVTFLHYGVKESLPPYEQDEEKLFAELQATLLVLLDEQYRFNEYMHYADTLKLSNHAKQLKEQQSITDLHKLVSAWIQAFEENEKEMYALPRKKWKVQKGIYIGLIVLLVPAIAYIIYAMAFLQPRQDAFIASNEAFIENNSSEVIDTLEPYNPDQMPRVVQYQLAHSYLAHETLDEDQLSNVQNMVTLQSAEPYFQYWIAIGRGENEDATEIARDLQDQDLIMYGNLQWRDEIRNDESITGEDQEELLSDIQGEIDEYLTEQEQQEEEEAQEEEEAEQEQLAEDEEEEEEEENEDEEDEEDEEDE